ATGTCGGACTGCCCGGCGGGATGAACGGGCGGCAGCTGGCGGATGCGGCGCGGGCGCTGCGGCCGGGGGTGAAGGTGCTGTTCATCACGGGCTACGCGGAGGGCGCGGTGATCGGCCATGAGCGGCTGGAGCCGGGCATGCACGTGCTGACGAAGCCCTTCGCGCTGGACACGCTGGGGGCGCGCATCCGCGAGGTGATCGGCGGGGCGTGATGGCCGGGCGGGGCGCGCGGCCGGATTCGGGCGCGGGCGGCCATGATACGGCCGCGTTGCCGCGCCACTCTGCGCGCAGGGCGCCGTGGAACGGAACCCCGGCACGGCCGTTCCACTCCGTGCCGATTCCTGGATTGGGAGATGAACGTGACGCGGACCGACATGAAGAGCCTCGATCTGAAGAGCCTGGGCAAGTCCTGTCTTCTGGCGCTGGGGCTGGCCGGTTCGCTGGCCGCCTGCACCAACCCCTATGACCCCGGCCAGCGCGCGCTGGGCGGCGCCGCGATCGGCGCGGGTAGCGGGGCGGCGCTGGGCGCCATCGCCGGTGGTGGCCGGGGCGCCGCGATCGGCGCGGTGGCTGGTGGCGCCGTGGGCGCCGTGACGGGCGCGGCGACCACACCGCAGCCGGGCTATGGCTACGGGTACGGCTACGCGCCGGCGCCGGTCGCGGTCGCGCCGGCCCCCGGCTACTACTACGCGGCCCCGCCGCCGCCCCCGCCGCCGGGGTACTACTACTACCGCTGACAGGCCTGAGCGTTCCCCGGCAGCGCCCCGCCAGGGCGTGGCCGGGGCCGCCGGGGCGTCGAGCCACCAACACGGGGCGGCAGCGCTGCTGCCG
This genomic window from Pararoseomonas sp. SCSIO 73927 contains:
- a CDS encoding YMGG-like glycine zipper-containing protein: MTRTDMKSLDLKSLGKSCLLALGLAGSLAACTNPYDPGQRALGGAAIGAGSGAALGAIAGGGRGAAIGAVAGGAVGAVTGAATTPQPGYGYGYGYAPAPVAVAPAPGYYYAAPPPPPPPGYYYYR